Proteins from one Vicinamibacterales bacterium genomic window:
- a CDS encoding ATP-binding protein, translating into MTLSFRSRLTLRWVLAFGLVLSVANLAVYFGARSFLRRDLDAQLRTLASTELASAVDEPGLGLHLHEFPVGAHSPQEYADKFVQLIDAGGRVLMQSPRLGKAEALIDKPVLIRALSGGAPLVDVNVGERRGRMIGLASPGPERYVVAVGVFTGQLDATLRQLRNLLIGIWFGALGLTAIIGFSLASRALVPIRRITHQAAAIAAGKFAKRLDPPQQDDEIGQMTRLLNQMLERLHGALEANRRFAADASHELRGPLTAMLGEIDVTLKRDRGPEEYRDALDRLRERLHVMSRLTEDLMLLVRAQENQQLVVGEVRVAELLHRVMARTADAAAAARVVVAVDAAPDLVVYGDAGLLERVFDNLVCNGIQYNHEGGTVTVTARFNPGAGEWVADQVLTVVRDSGAGIPEAERERVFERFYRIDSSRSRRTGGAGLGLAISREIVQLFKGTIRVADSAGSGTAIEVGLPGGLATR; encoded by the coding sequence ATGACGCTGTCGTTCAGGTCGCGCCTGACCCTGCGCTGGGTCCTGGCCTTCGGGCTGGTGTTGAGCGTAGCCAACTTGGCCGTGTATTTCGGCGCGCGGTCGTTCCTGCGGAGGGACCTCGACGCGCAACTGCGGACCCTGGCCAGCACCGAACTCGCGTCGGCCGTCGACGAGCCCGGCCTGGGCCTGCACCTGCACGAGTTCCCCGTCGGCGCCCACAGCCCGCAGGAGTATGCGGACAAGTTCGTCCAGTTGATCGACGCCGGTGGCAGGGTCCTGATGCAGTCCCCGCGCCTGGGCAAGGCCGAGGCGCTCATCGACAAGCCGGTGCTGATTCGGGCGCTGTCCGGTGGTGCGCCGCTGGTCGACGTCAACGTCGGTGAGCGGCGCGGCCGGATGATCGGGTTGGCCTCCCCGGGCCCGGAACGCTACGTCGTGGCGGTTGGCGTGTTCACCGGTCAGCTCGATGCGACGTTGAGACAACTGCGCAATCTCCTGATCGGAATCTGGTTTGGCGCCCTTGGGCTGACGGCGATTATCGGCTTCTCGCTGGCCTCGCGCGCGCTCGTCCCGATCCGCCGCATCACCCACCAGGCGGCCGCGATCGCAGCGGGAAAATTCGCGAAGCGCCTGGACCCGCCGCAGCAGGACGATGAGATCGGGCAGATGACGCGGCTGTTGAACCAGATGCTGGAGCGGCTTCACGGCGCGCTCGAGGCCAATCGCCGGTTTGCCGCGGATGCCTCACACGAGCTGCGCGGTCCGCTGACGGCCATGCTCGGCGAGATCGACGTCACCCTCAAACGGGACCGGGGGCCAGAAGAGTATCGCGACGCGCTCGACCGGCTTCGTGAGCGCCTGCACGTGATGAGCCGGCTGACCGAAGATCTGATGCTGCTGGTCAGGGCACAGGAGAACCAGCAGCTTGTGGTCGGCGAGGTGCGTGTGGCCGAGCTCCTGCACCGGGTCATGGCGCGCACGGCGGATGCGGCCGCGGCCGCTCGGGTCGTGGTCGCGGTGGACGCCGCACCGGATCTGGTCGTCTACGGCGATGCCGGCCTGCTCGAGCGCGTGTTCGACAACCTGGTGTGCAACGGCATCCAGTACAACCACGAGGGCGGCACCGTGACGGTGACCGCCCGCTTCAACCCCGGCGCCGGCGAATGGGTCGCGGATCAGGTCCTGACCGTCGTGCGCGACTCCGGCGCCGGCATTCCGGAGGCCGAACGGGAACGGGTCTTCGAACGGTTCTATCGGATCGACTCGTCCCGCTCGCGCCGGACCGGCGGCGCCGGTCTCGGGCTCGCCATCTCCCGCGAGATCGTCCAGCTGTTCAAGGGCACCATCAGGGTGGCCGACTCGGCGGGATCCGGGACGGCCATCGAGGTCGGGCTGCCCGGCGGACTCGCGACCCGCTAG
- a CDS encoding response regulator transcription factor — protein MRVLVVEDDPAISHFVVRGLREENYRVDLAEDGLTAERMAGDESYDAIILDILLPGVDGLSLCRRLRRDGVDAPVLMLTARDAVPDRIQGLDAGADDYLVKPFAFDELLARLRALTRRGRTRQLDASLAYGPLVLSSTTHLVTAAGRSLELSATEYRLLEHLLRHAETIVSRDQLAEHVWGGDYDPFSNVADVYIGYLRRKLRGAGIEEPLIHTIRGMGYMLKVPAGGARP, from the coding sequence GTGCGAGTGCTCGTCGTCGAGGATGACCCGGCCATCAGCCACTTCGTGGTGCGCGGGTTGCGGGAGGAGAATTACCGTGTCGACCTTGCCGAGGACGGCCTCACGGCCGAACGGATGGCCGGCGATGAGTCGTACGACGCAATCATCCTGGATATCCTGCTGCCGGGAGTGGACGGTCTCTCGCTGTGCCGCCGGCTGCGTCGCGACGGGGTGGATGCGCCGGTGCTGATGCTGACGGCGCGTGACGCCGTGCCCGATCGGATCCAGGGCCTGGACGCCGGGGCCGACGACTACCTGGTGAAGCCGTTCGCGTTCGACGAGTTGCTGGCGCGGCTTCGGGCGCTGACGCGCCGGGGCCGCACCCGCCAGCTGGATGCGTCGCTGGCATACGGCCCCCTCGTGTTGTCCAGCACCACGCACCTGGTGACCGCCGCCGGGCGCTCCCTCGAGCTGAGCGCCACCGAATACCGGCTGCTCGAACACCTGCTGCGGCATGCCGAGACCATCGTCTCGCGCGACCAGCTGGCCGAGCACGTGTGGGGCGGCGACTACGACCCGTTCTCGAACGTGGCCGACGTCTACATCGGCTACCTTCGCCGGAAGTTGCGCGGCGCGGGCATCGAGGAGCCGTTGATCCACACCATCCGCGGGATGGGCTACATGCTGAAGGTGCCAGCCGGCGGAGCCCGGCCATGA
- a CDS encoding CusA/CzcA family heavy metal efflux RND transporter produces MGAIERFVATSLRQRLFVLICLAALIVTGVVAYRDLPVEAFPDLTNNQVTVVTEAAGLAAVEVEQRVSYPIETALMGVPGAEQVRSVSKSGLSLVTVVFEDAVPVYLARQLVNERVLEAKGRLPAGLTPTLGPVATAFGEIYQYLVESDEASLMERKTIHDWDLRTQLRSVKGVSEINSWGGLTRQYHVVVDPARLERFGISLRDVFAAIAVNNTSFSGGFIEHRSERYSVRGTGLVTGEADIRAIVVNEVDGVPVLVSDVADVRIGAMPRQGAVTHDGAGESVAGMVIMLKGENGKDVGARVKARMAEVVGTLPGGLRLTPFYDQTEVIERTAATVRRNLLEGSLLVVVVLFVFLRDVRASLIVAAVIPVSMLAGFIGMRIFGVSANLMSLGAIDFGLIVDGAVVMMENFIRRRGEAGHTQEHHDPHGSRLALFSGAATEVARPILFGVLIIVAVYLPIFTLEGLEGKMFRPMAITVCSAILGSLLLSLTVVPVMSSYLLKVAHTHHDERWFVRLRERYLHDLRWAMDHPGRTMALALAAVSLAMGSLPFLGTEFMPKLDEGSILIETRKLPSVSLQESVDMSMRVEKIVKAFPEVSQVVTKLGRPDLATEAMGIYQGDVYVALHPIETWTTGRDKPALIEAIAGALQTMPGVTFNFTQPMAMRLDEVISGVKADVAVKIFGQDPATLERLGAVVVRALEQVQGASDLQAEVLFGAAQLQIDIDRAQIARYGLNVADVREVVETVVGGSVVTELLDGPRRFPVLVRLPDEMRANADAVGSVLLTGRRGERVPLSRVARISETQAPEAINHENAERRLVVQTNVRGRDVGSFVAEAQSRVAAALSLPTGYRLAWGGQFENQARATARLALVVPLSIAIIFLLLFVTFGRLRQAGLVLLNVPFALVGGVAALWLRGLTLNLSASVGFIALFGVAVLNGVVLVTAVNKLREDGLALRDAVLAGAATRLRPVLMTALVAALGFVPMALSHGAGAEIQRPLASVVIGGVITSTLLTLMVLPTLYEVLEKRLLQLGDDD; encoded by the coding sequence ATGGGCGCAATCGAGCGTTTCGTCGCCACCAGCCTGCGCCAGCGGCTGTTCGTCTTGATCTGCCTGGCCGCGCTGATCGTCACCGGGGTCGTCGCCTATCGGGATCTTCCCGTCGAGGCCTTCCCGGACCTGACCAATAACCAGGTGACCGTGGTGACCGAAGCCGCCGGCCTGGCGGCCGTCGAAGTCGAGCAGCGGGTGTCGTACCCGATCGAGACGGCGCTCATGGGCGTGCCCGGAGCCGAACAGGTGCGGTCGGTCTCCAAGTCGGGACTGTCGCTGGTGACGGTGGTGTTCGAGGACGCTGTTCCGGTCTACCTGGCGCGCCAGTTGGTCAACGAGCGCGTGCTGGAGGCGAAGGGGCGGTTGCCGGCCGGCCTCACCCCGACACTCGGCCCGGTGGCCACCGCTTTCGGCGAGATCTATCAATACCTGGTCGAAAGCGACGAGGCCAGCCTGATGGAGCGGAAGACCATTCACGACTGGGACCTGCGAACGCAGCTGCGCTCGGTGAAAGGGGTCAGCGAGATCAACTCCTGGGGCGGGCTGACGCGCCAGTATCACGTGGTGGTCGATCCGGCGCGGCTGGAGCGCTTCGGGATCTCCCTGCGCGACGTGTTCGCCGCCATCGCCGTCAACAACACCTCGTTCAGCGGGGGATTCATCGAGCATCGCTCGGAACGCTATTCCGTGCGCGGGACCGGACTGGTCACCGGCGAAGCCGACATTCGCGCCATCGTCGTCAACGAGGTCGACGGCGTCCCCGTTCTGGTGTCCGACGTGGCGGACGTGCGGATTGGCGCCATGCCCCGGCAGGGCGCGGTGACGCACGACGGGGCCGGCGAGTCGGTGGCCGGCATGGTGATCATGCTCAAGGGCGAGAACGGCAAGGACGTGGGCGCCCGGGTGAAGGCGCGAATGGCGGAGGTCGTCGGCACGCTGCCCGGCGGATTGCGGCTGACGCCCTTCTATGACCAGACCGAGGTCATCGAGCGCACCGCCGCCACCGTGCGCCGCAACCTGCTCGAAGGGTCGTTGCTCGTCGTGGTGGTTCTCTTCGTGTTCCTGCGCGACGTGCGGGCGTCGTTGATCGTGGCCGCGGTCATTCCCGTGTCGATGCTCGCCGGCTTCATTGGCATGCGAATCTTCGGGGTGTCGGCGAACCTGATGTCGCTGGGCGCGATCGACTTCGGCCTGATCGTCGACGGCGCCGTGGTGATGATGGAGAACTTCATCCGCCGGCGCGGGGAAGCCGGCCACACCCAGGAGCATCACGACCCGCACGGCAGCCGCCTGGCGCTCTTTTCCGGTGCCGCCACCGAGGTGGCGCGGCCGATCCTGTTCGGCGTGCTGATCATCGTCGCGGTCTACCTGCCGATCTTCACGCTCGAGGGCCTCGAAGGGAAGATGTTCAGGCCGATGGCGATCACCGTCTGCTCGGCCATTCTCGGATCGCTGCTGCTGTCGCTGACCGTGGTCCCGGTGATGTCGTCGTACCTGTTGAAGGTCGCGCACACCCACCACGACGAACGCTGGTTCGTGAGGTTGCGCGAGAGGTACCTCCACGATCTCAGGTGGGCCATGGACCACCCGGGCCGCACCATGGCGCTGGCGCTGGCCGCGGTGTCGCTGGCGATGGGCTCGCTCCCGTTCCTCGGCACCGAGTTCATGCCCAAGCTCGACGAGGGCTCGATCCTGATCGAGACCCGCAAACTGCCGTCCGTCTCCCTGCAGGAGTCGGTCGACATGTCGATGCGCGTCGAGAAGATCGTCAAGGCGTTTCCGGAGGTCAGCCAGGTCGTCACCAAGCTCGGGCGCCCGGATCTGGCGACCGAGGCGATGGGGATTTACCAGGGTGACGTGTATGTGGCGCTGCATCCCATCGAGACGTGGACGACCGGCCGCGACAAGCCGGCGTTGATCGAGGCGATTGCCGGCGCCCTTCAGACGATGCCCGGGGTGACGTTCAACTTCACCCAGCCGATGGCCATGCGCCTGGACGAGGTGATCTCCGGCGTCAAGGCTGATGTGGCGGTGAAGATCTTCGGCCAGGACCCGGCCACGCTCGAGCGGCTGGGGGCCGTGGTCGTGAGGGCCCTCGAACAGGTCCAGGGCGCCAGCGATCTGCAGGCGGAAGTGCTGTTCGGCGCGGCCCAGTTGCAGATCGACATCGACAGGGCGCAGATCGCCCGCTACGGACTGAATGTGGCCGACGTGCGCGAAGTGGTCGAGACGGTCGTGGGCGGGTCGGTGGTCACCGAATTGCTGGACGGCCCGCGGCGATTCCCCGTGCTGGTCCGCCTGCCCGACGAGATGCGCGCCAACGCCGACGCCGTTGGCTCGGTGCTGCTGACCGGTCGTCGAGGGGAACGGGTACCGCTGTCGCGGGTGGCCCGCATTTCCGAAACCCAGGCGCCTGAGGCGATCAACCACGAGAACGCCGAGCGCCGGCTCGTGGTGCAGACCAACGTCCGCGGCCGCGACGTCGGCAGTTTCGTCGCCGAGGCGCAATCGCGCGTCGCGGCCGCGTTGTCGCTGCCAACCGGGTACCGGCTGGCGTGGGGTGGACAGTTCGAGAACCAGGCACGGGCGACGGCTCGCCTGGCCCTGGTGGTGCCGTTATCAATCGCCATCATCTTCCTGCTGCTGTTCGTGACGTTCGGCCGCCTGAGACAGGCCGGACTGGTGTTGCTCAACGTCCCGTTCGCGCTGGTCGGCGGCGTCGCCGCCCTCTGGCTGAGGGGACTGACCTTGAACCTTTCGGCCTCGGTCGGCTTCATCGCCCTCTTTGGCGTTGCCGTGCTGAACGGCGTGGTGCTGGTGACCGCCGTCAACAAGCTCCGCGAAGACGGCCTCGCCCTTCGCGATGCCGTGCTCGCGGGCGCGGCGACGAGGCTGCGGCCGGTCCTGATGACGGCGCTGGTGGCCGCGCTGGGATTTGTGCCCATGGCCCTGTCGCATGGCGCCGGCGCCGAGATCCAGCGGCCGCTGGCCAGCGTCGTGATTGGCGGCGTCATTACCTCGACCTTGCTGACCCTGATGGTGCTGCCGACCTTGTACGAAGTGCTCGAGAAGCGTCTTCTTCAACTTGGCGACGACGACTGA
- a CDS encoding efflux RND transporter periplasmic adaptor subunit, translated as MTACFTNRALRPAAALACLLGVGACTGAVPPPEGASPAAAGRPEFVKLTDDAIKNAGIAVEAVQTRTRTDRLLAPGLLALDESRTARIGSLQEGLILETLAQVGDRVRGRQLLATMHGHALHDAWAGYRKAIADRRRLDKELAYAVDAHERARRLYADKAISLQEMQRAEVERVSATQLLDMSKAEVNRSIEELEHVGVSVAQAAENDPQTAAEETNEQIPVRSPIGGVVLERLVTQGTTVTPGTPLFVVSELSTLWAVAEIDESLLSRVRTGRPVDVLVAAYPNERFAGTITFIADVVNPKTRRITVRSTVPNADGRLKPEMFATVALGESEPRQMVVVPKGAIQTIEGRTTVFVAGAGGRFSLRAVELAAEADDLIEVKSGLTTGERIVVAGSFVLKSELLKPAAEGGN; from the coding sequence ATGACCGCGTGCTTCACCAATCGCGCCCTGCGGCCCGCCGCAGCGCTTGCCTGCCTCCTCGGTGTCGGCGCCTGCACCGGCGCGGTGCCGCCTCCAGAAGGCGCATCGCCTGCCGCGGCTGGCCGCCCCGAGTTCGTCAAGCTGACCGACGATGCGATCAAGAACGCCGGGATCGCTGTCGAGGCGGTGCAGACCAGGACGCGGACCGACCGCCTGCTGGCGCCGGGGCTGCTGGCCCTGGACGAATCCAGGACCGCGCGGATCGGCTCGCTGCAGGAGGGCCTGATCCTCGAGACCCTTGCGCAGGTTGGCGATCGGGTGCGCGGCCGGCAGTTGCTGGCCACGATGCACGGACATGCGTTGCACGATGCGTGGGCGGGGTATCGAAAGGCGATTGCCGACCGCCGCCGTCTCGACAAGGAGCTGGCGTATGCGGTGGACGCCCACGAGCGGGCCCGGCGGCTCTACGCCGACAAGGCGATTTCCTTGCAGGAGATGCAACGCGCCGAGGTCGAACGCGTGTCGGCGACGCAGTTGCTCGACATGTCAAAGGCGGAGGTCAACCGCTCCATCGAGGAACTCGAACACGTCGGCGTCTCGGTCGCCCAGGCCGCGGAGAACGACCCGCAGACCGCCGCCGAAGAGACCAACGAGCAGATTCCCGTCCGCAGCCCGATCGGCGGCGTCGTGCTGGAGCGCCTGGTCACGCAGGGCACAACCGTCACGCCCGGAACGCCCCTGTTCGTGGTCAGCGAGTTGTCCACGCTGTGGGCGGTCGCGGAGATCGACGAGTCCCTGCTCTCGCGGGTGCGGACGGGCCGGCCGGTTGACGTGCTGGTCGCGGCCTACCCGAACGAACGCTTCGCCGGCACCATCACCTTCATCGCCGACGTCGTCAATCCGAAGACCCGCCGCATCACGGTGCGCTCGACGGTGCCGAATGCCGACGGCCGCCTGAAGCCGGAGATGTTTGCCACAGTCGCCCTCGGTGAAAGCGAGCCGCGGCAGATGGTTGTGGTGCCGAAGGGAGCGATCCAGACCATCGAGGGGCGCACGACGGTGTTCGTGGCGGGGGCCGGAGGCCGGTTCTCGTTGCGGGCAGTGGAGCTCGCCGCCGAAGCGGACGATCTGATCGAGGTCAAGTCCGGGCTCACAACCGGCGAGCGCATCGTCGTTGCCGGCAGCTTCGTGTTGAAGTCGGAGTTGCTCAAGCCGGCCGCTGAAGGCGGCAACTGA
- a CDS encoding TolC family protein: MLVALTFAAAMATANLPPPPPLTLAQAVAQAREASPLRGAAQSLADGSAEAARLTGRLPNPLIDVRIENLGPASRLTLPRDVFAVVSQPLEIAGKRGLRHGIAAAERNLAGANLQIVDWQITVRTVHLYVQALRSRGLFETLTANRDGLSTLIDTMRRRVAEGYAAESDLLKFETESARMDIDIARASLELERSLGALTFVIGAAAPIASEQLVEPESVAAPEVAPGSLDGAIARHPELHSAAMRLERAQQVAALERARRFPDPVISAGYKRTSGFDTAVAGVTLTVPLFDRNGSAAARALGEERAARAERDAVARRLASEAAALISTARALSQRAARAGRDLLEPADAVRNAARAAFREGTADVLKLIDAERVHGDVRRTAIELRLEALTASLEARLAVGLEILP; encoded by the coding sequence ATGCTTGTTGCGCTCACGTTCGCCGCCGCCATGGCGACGGCGAACCTGCCACCCCCACCACCCCTGACGTTGGCGCAGGCCGTTGCCCAGGCGCGCGAGGCGTCGCCACTGCGCGGGGCCGCCCAAAGCCTGGCTGACGGATCCGCTGAAGCCGCGCGGCTGACCGGCCGGCTCCCCAACCCGTTGATCGACGTCCGCATCGAGAACCTCGGACCGGCCAGCCGGTTGACACTTCCACGCGACGTCTTTGCCGTCGTCAGCCAACCCCTGGAGATTGCGGGAAAACGCGGGCTGAGACACGGCATCGCGGCCGCGGAGCGGAATCTGGCCGGCGCCAACCTGCAGATCGTGGATTGGCAAATCACGGTGCGCACCGTTCATCTCTATGTGCAGGCGCTCAGGTCGCGGGGTCTCTTCGAGACCCTCACCGCCAACCGCGACGGGCTGTCCACACTCATTGACACCATGCGGCGGCGGGTCGCCGAAGGGTACGCGGCCGAATCGGACCTGCTGAAATTCGAGACCGAATCCGCGCGCATGGACATCGACATCGCCAGGGCCTCGCTCGAACTCGAGCGCAGCCTGGGCGCGCTGACGTTCGTGATCGGCGCTGCGGCGCCGATCGCCTCGGAACAACTGGTTGAGCCCGAGTCCGTCGCCGCCCCCGAGGTCGCGCCAGGATCCCTGGACGGCGCGATTGCGCGGCATCCGGAGTTGCACTCCGCGGCGATGCGCCTCGAGCGGGCGCAACAGGTGGCGGCCCTCGAGCGGGCCAGGCGTTTCCCGGACCCGGTGATTTCCGCAGGTTACAAGCGCACCAGTGGTTTCGACACCGCCGTGGCGGGCGTGACGCTGACCGTGCCGCTGTTCGATCGCAATGGCAGCGCCGCGGCCAGGGCGCTCGGCGAGGAACGTGCGGCCCGCGCGGAACGCGACGCCGTTGCCCGCCGCCTGGCGTCGGAGGCCGCCGCGCTCATCTCGACGGCACGAGCCCTGTCACAACGAGCCGCTCGCGCCGGGCGCGATCTGCTCGAGCCGGCCGACGCCGTTCGCAATGCCGCTCGCGCGGCATTTCGGGAAGGCACGGCCGACGTGTTGAAGCTCATTGACGCCGAACGCGTCCATGGTGACGTGCGCCGCACGGCCATCGAACTGCGCCTCGAGGCGCTCACCGCATCATTGGAGGCGCGACTCGCAGTCGGCCTGGAGATCCTGCCATGA